tacactccgcagacaatagcgctaccgcatcatcgactcgaggaaaagccacgtgatatttactctcgattgattgcttcgtttattcctttttttgccttgtttgccttcgctgactggatatgcaggtactgtgagttctgaatgcactttctctgccattttgctcttcctagagtgcctcgtgcacgttcaaatcaattgggtgtgcgcatgtctgggcagatcccatagcaacgggtggtgccatggttgcgagagagagagtgatattcgcgcaagctaatcatttgtttcgtcccgaatggaaataattaactgtgttcaaaacagtcgtgagaggtccacagacactcgagttttatactctctttttcagattttgggaatttagcttattcatcgTATCCCCCAGTGTGAgaaagtccatacatacctttctcctctccgtgcgtgctgtaactctgtctgacgcagcccccactagcttagcttagcacaaagtctggaagtgaatggctccagctagcaaactgctcccaataagtgacaaaataacgtgaacattttcctatatatgtgttgtgatttgtatagtcacaccgtgtacaaataataAGGTAATATgagacagccatcttttaacagtatacatactgggaactatattctctgaagacgaagcactgcttcatttgcacgtgtttctaaggcttgcaaatgttaacattcaagtgatttaaaacaatttaaccacaaaaaggcgctaaagtgggCAGAGTTCTGTACGCACAGGCGGTTAAATGTGTCCGGTGACTCccgtccagctccagtcagataATCCTTTCAAAGATcaggggcctcatgtataaagcATGCTTACGCACAAAACAGGGCTGGAAACGCCAAGCAAAGGTtgtgattcatgtacgcacacttgcaggtgatctgtgatttataaagggaacattgctttgttttataagtcttcataatttttggtgtatgccatttttggcttttgtgcgtacgtaggCTTTTAGTAAGAATCCTATGCACAGTTATATACATGAGGCCCCAGAACTCCTCCTgcgtaaactttagagagagttgtgctactgtgtctcatactgtagtccattaacatacatttgctgaatagaccacagaaaaacaacgtaacgtttttaggTGAAGCAAAGCGAcagtttatgctgcatcttcttcctgaagcgcAGTCTGGAATTCGCCCTCGgcctgtgtgtgcatgcgtttaagtgccctcagtagTGCATATAGCCTACATATACTTCAAGAAAgtaagccaacataaaatctttctgttcttgacagggcacatacatacaaaatgatctcacagtattctttttctaataaaaacatttgtttatgtcttaagtccgAAAACCattctgtgcttatttggtcttaaagagacagcaaccttaattaacctacttaagtccgtgtcattaatgtttatcaaacaacccaagacaatgagaaaatcacttctatggctataaaaaaataataataatacttaatTTGTACAATATAGAGAGTGTTATtgttaatttaattcaatttctgtacctaatgctaatttcagaccttactaaatgtgcaactttgttcttttttataaatgtttgtaatttctttttttgttattCGATTTTTCCCACCCTTTTTtatgctgatccgaaaaatcaTCCGATCCGTGCCTGAAAaaccgtaatgtgatccgaaccgtgagttttgtgttCCGCCCTAGTACCATCCATAATCTCTGAGGAATGTTTTGAATTAATGCAGCAATAAATGTACCCAAATAAAGTGGCTGGTGAATGTATACATAACACTTTATTTAGACTGAACCTATGACGTTAAAATTTTGTTCTGGTGTTTGCACTCCCACATAAATACATAGTTACACAAACTGCtattaaataataatagcaGTGGCATTTAATtgacaacaaaataaaacaaaatacaatgcaGTGTGTTATTTTCTTGTAAATCTCTCACCTCAGTTGTGATATGTATGGCAGACACTGGATGAATCCTCTCACTTCACTCTCATCATCTGTCCAGTCTATCAGCTCTACTGGTTTCTTCTCTGTTTGGAGTTTCAGCACTTCTAGGAGGATGGAGGTCTTTCTCTCTGAGAGGTTTATGGTCCAGACTGCAGATGATGACTGATAAATTGAATGAAATGCTGGGAGGAGACTCCTGCCTGTTTCACTCTCATAGTCCTTCACATGTGAGTACAGATCCAACAAGAAACCAGATTGAACAATGTTAAACTGAAAACCACGAAGGTTTCTGTCCTCACAGGGGAAAGATTTGTAGCTGCACACAGATGTTAATAGTTCAGTGTAATTTATTTCTGTATCCGCTTCAAAATCTGATGCTGCTGTGAACAGATTCACAAGGAACTGGAAACACTTTTCAGGCTCACGCTGACAGGAAAATGGATCAAATCTGTAAAGACACCAATGTAAATATGGCTTTATTGTTTAGTGCTGGATAATATCAAGGATAATATCTAGACATGGGCTGCATCTCagtcagctcccttgttcagtagtttGGGCACTGATCAGGAAGTCggctcaatcgcaaaatccttcAGTGTACTGAAACAATTGTTCCCTAAAATTTccaatgcaatgcaaaaaccagtgagcattgatggtccctattttcttaccggaaatcacgtgacttttttaaacttttgcaAGCCAACTTAATAAACTTCATAAAACGCGACAGAACTTTTGAaaagacaaacatttgtttgagtttgaatataaacacacattgttaGACAggaagggaccacaatctacttaatatttaaatgtaatattcatCCAATTAATGCACAGATATATAAGAGAATAATGAAAGCGTTTTTCATACTTTAAcacatgttttaaaattaagtcagagcAGTGATGGAGTACTCGAGTcctggactcggactcgagtccgACTCGAGTCACTATTCTTGGGACTCGAGTCCGACTCGAGAATCCATTCTCTGGACTTGTGACTCGACTTGGACTCGCGGATTGATGACTCGTacttggactcggactcgaggatATATACAATCGGACTTGAGCATTCATCACTTTGTTTTTGACTAAAtatgttataaaaaataatataaggtgTTACACTTTTCCTGTTTCGTGCCCAAGACCGGTTGCGATCTCCCTTCACAGACACTGCTACCTCTCGCTCTCTTTGCTTGACAACACACTCACTGACGTCACTCACTTTTACACTCGTGCAATGCATGATGCATGATTCGCGGGCTAAATGTTCACATTTGTAAAATGCAGAAAGACGTGCCCCGGATCGTGAAGTTCGCCTACGCGAATTTTGCTTCTAATGCTGGAAATAGCAGCGCTAAATGTTGTGTGTGTAGGTAAAAGACTGGGACAACCTCAAACTTTAACAGACACCTGTCACGGATGCACCCAGAAAAGTAAGTAAAATGCATTCCATTGCCTAACGttagctttttttaaaaaatattactgaCTAATGCATATATAACAAACAGAAGAAGCTAGGGTTAATGTATGTCTGGTTCAGATTACAGCATTTTTTGTCTGTTGATAACTTAAAAAGAGTAGcctaactaaaccctaatccaagtttatttagttactgatctgtaagaatgatggtttattagtgctgttcattgattttgatgtacgtttggatataaagtgtttcaatactacaatatatggtgtaaaaacgtctgagtgctgccctcttcaggttgaacggtggctactgcagttgaattttcctatttgatgttgggtccaaaaaataactcctactatggaaaataaattgtttttttaagaaaatcatTTCAGGATGTTTTCTTAATAGACTTCAATGCCAACTCAGTTGTTTGTTCttatttcctcaaaaaacaaaatgcagcatgattacaaattaaatttgtaaatTTTCTACGCTAGTTCTCAatcacaagtttacaacaatgGAAGTACACACATGCTTTTGATGGCTTAGTAAAGTTACAAAGTGTGTTCCAAAGTGTATGTCAAATCAGTAAATAAACTCCCTTTGGAATCGTGACAGTGgtgtcatttttgtttaatgtagaacctttttaatacattttatcagttttttgaAGGTCCCAAAGTGGAGACATGTAGGCACTCTCAGACTCGAATACAGGACttgagactcgactcggactcgaacactggggacttgagactcgactcggactcgaactCTGGTAATGGTGACTCGACTtggactcgactcggactcttcTTTGGTGACTCGGacttggactcggactcgaacACTGGGACtcgagactcgactcggactcgacagTTGGTGACTCGACTACAACACtgagtcagagagatgttggttttgccggttgttgatgaataacagctgtgaattatcacaacgcgcttaagcagtCACGTCACAAGAACATAAGTGAGcagtgtcccaatgtgaagtgaacCGGAGTCCTTTCTTACAAGTGCCCAAAGCTGTGTACACTATATACTGATTCACAACTTCTGGAGCTAGGGAACGGATTGAGAGACACCCATGGAAAGGACGACTTGCTGGAGTTCAAACCGAGCATCAGAATGGGGATGAGAAAGGTGGTTTAAACGTACAGTAGCATGGTTGTTGTTGCCAGACTGGCTGGTCTGAATATTTCAAAAACTGCTGATCTATTGAGATTTTTATGCACAAACATCTTTAGGGTTTAAAAAGAATGgtcataaaaaagaaaatatcagTGAAAATGTTGCATGGTCTCGTGAGTTTCTATTTCAGCAGCAGCAAACATATAGTTTGGTGAAAATGTGATGTAAACCACATGAATGCATGGATCCATCCTACTATGTATCAACAGTTCAAACTAGTGAAGATGTAATGATGTGGGGATGTTATCATGGCACGCTTTGGTCACCAATTGAGCATCGTTTAAACATCACAGCTTAACTACATTTTGATACAATTGCTACGGTACATCCAACAGGATAACTTTCATAACAAACTCATCTCATTATGTGTGTGCTGTTATCATTCCAATACcaacaggtttcattttctcttaaagaccggaaggtgacccttagttaccatagataccgtcgcagtgggcccctaatttgcaaaatcctcaactgtggataatataattatgccgcaatagttagtctgtctgaaactaagctgattaaaccacatcactatgtgacacttgcattacatgtgaacggcccctacgctaatatgattttgtttttctctccctgtctcatcctcgaccccgaggacaatgggacaaacagacccagttccggtagatgtgaaagtcggcacacctctgatctactggtggtccttcaacgtgatgcccagctgatccctgaccaacgatcaccggcagaacccgcttaatctccgcttaatctccttatccgtttatatgtgtgtatatacatatatatctcccaagggtttttccctcctaggacttttttatttcctcagcaaaacagcccggggttttttttctcctaggggtttttttaccccggggaggcagccttcttgggcttaacttagcttcctcttctagacgttacattagtaatacgctcgcttataatgtcgagtcatagccgcagcaaatttgactgcctatgctatcgtgtattatgttgtgctatctgtcgtttttctgtgcttttacggcttctattaatgtaaagctgctttgaaaaaaTTAAGTATTGTttaaagcgctatataaataaaattgaattgaaaaaaaattgaataatcTCTGGGGAATATTTTCAGCACCTTGCTAAATAATTGCCtctaaaaattaatgcaatgtTCCAAAATAAAGTGGTTGGTAAATgacaataatgaaataaactaaatacaatgcagggtgttatttttgtgtaaagcTCTTACCTCAGTTTTGAGATGTATGGCAGACACTGAATGAATCCTCTCACTTCACTCTCATCATCTGTCCAGTCTATCAGCTCTACTGGTTTCTTCTCTGTTTGTAGTTTCAGCACTTCTAGGAGGATGGAGGTCTTTCTCTTTGAGAGGTTTATGTACCAGACTGCAGGAGAAGACTGATACATTGACTGTAATGCTGCTAGGAGACTCCTGCCTGTTTGACTCTCATAGTCATTTAAATGTGAGAACAGATCCAGCAGAAAACCAGATTGAACAGGGTTAAACTGATAAAGATTAAGGTTTCTGTCCTCACAGGGGAAAAATGTGTAGCTGCACACAGATGTTAATAGTTCAGTGTAATTTATTCCTGTATCTGTTTCACAATCCGATGCTGTCGTGAACAGATTCACAAGGAACTGGAAACACTTTTTAGTATTTTCCTTACAAAAATCTGGATCAAATCTGTAAAGACACAAATGTAAATAAGTTTACTGCTGGATAATATGAAAAACTTAAAACATGACTTCCACCTAATATCAAGTGATGAGATTGCTTGTAAACACAAATTGctaatcagccaatcacagggCAGCAACTTAATGCATTTAGGCATCTAGAAATGGGCTGATCTCAGTCGACTCCCTTGGTCAGTAGTctgggcactgatcagggagtcggacATTTTAAGAGCAATCTCAATTGCAAAATCCTTCCAGTGCACCAGTAGCAAAGCTATGTGGCCCACCCAGTCAGAAGACAATTTTCCAGacaaatgtgtaaataattttacaaaaacagaaataaataatagtactaGGAATAAACGTCTTATTACGTCTTATAAGTAAGTGCAAGTTTGCATGTTAAGGCAGATTCGTGGTTTTCTTTTACCCTATATGGCAGGGTtcctcaaatcttaccctggagggccggagcactgcagattttagctccaaccctgatcaaacacacctaagCAAGCTAATGAAGGtattcatgatcactagaaaatcacaggtgggtaagtttgattagggttggacctaaactctgtgctccggccctccagggtaaaatttggggaaccctgctaTAGGTGCACACACTTGTCAATGTGAGACGTTAAATATGATGTCAGTGATTGTTAATTCCACATACAAGCGATTGAACTGAATTTAAAAATAGCGATGCAAATCATGGAGCTTTAGCCTTTCCATGATGATAGTGTTGTGTGTTTACCTGGTTCAAACACTATTGGAGATAGAGACTATTGCATTACTCATGGATATTTTGGATTACTGAGGACATCTTTTTAAACGTTAACCAAACGAAAGGATCATTTATTTCTTTGATAAAGCCTTGATGCAGTTTTGAAAGACTGTTTTCCACAACATATTGGATAAAAACATATACGCTCCTCGATGATAAATGCTTATCTGAGAAATTTATTTCTGCTCTTCTTTGCGTGAAGTCACAGATTATGATCAAAAATATTGAACTTTGTTTGTATGAGACTATTACCATCTTTAACCAGAAGCTCCATCTCAGACTAATAGAGATGTAAAGGTAAGTTCAGACATTTTCTTAATGTTTATAGAGTTATTATTTTCAGTAGTATTATTTACAGTTTATAGTCAGGAGTATTACTCCAGTCAGCTATGCATTTAGTGGGGCAGTTTATGTGTGATATAATAAGCTGTATGACTAACCTATGAGTTACTGCTGTTGGAATAAAATTTACATGTAAATGACAGACATCCCAAGTCTCCCGGAAGTTCCGGGAGTCTCCCGCATTTTGATAGCGGCTCCCTGATGCCCGCAAATTAGTTAAAATCTCCCGGAATTTAGAGCGAGCAAGAAAGAGTAGCACGCGCACGgcagagagggagggggagaccTTGCTTGTGTGTGCTAGTGTGCCTCATTCAGCGCATGTAAGACAGAGAGCATCCTGATTGGCCTGCTCCGgtaaatcaaccaatcaattgtcagtgtgggcgggcttttatctcttctccGGACATAGATATATACAGTTCTCCCGAAGGTGAGTTCAACAAGTTTAATatcatgtgcatatttttcaggCTGGCTACTAGTTGCCAAGGCtacatgaaaacaacaaactCCTTAGACCTGCTTAAAGTTgcaatagaatataaatattataagcagcttatataaatagtaaaagtgatctacatattgtaaaataattaacaaataattgggtaacactttacaataaggttcattagctaacattagtttactacattagttaacatataataatgaactgcatttataaagcatttttttatctttgttaatgttaatttaaacatttactaatacattattcaaatcttgttaacattagttaatgcactgtgaactaacacgaacaaaccatgaacagctgtatttttattaactaacgttaacaaagatTAGCAAATACAGTAACACATGTACTGCTCATGGTTAGcttgttagttaatacattaactaatgttaacaaatgagatctagtaaagtgttaccaataattgcataggcctctagaaattaatattatgcttttatatcttgaAATGTCATATCCTTGTcctccttaattttttttttttttttttttttgggggggggggggggggtagggGGCTTCGGGATACCTCCCTGAAATGACTTTTTGCAAGTTGGGATGTCTGAAATGACAACACATGCAAAACACTTTGGGCAGAGGGCCTTGTGTCCTTGCGTAATTCAGCCTGAATGTGGGTTGATTAATAGATTTGTTTATTGACCTTTTTAGAGAAgtacttacacacacacacacacacacacacacacacacacacacctgtagCACAAATTTTATATCTGGCTTGTCAGTGCCAAGTTGATTAATGGCCATTTTCTAATTAAAGCTGTAGTTCGATGCAGACcttgccacatttcttctcgacaggtaattgtgctttatcaaccaATGATTGTATTTCTAAATGTTATTTAAGAATTTAGTATGCTTGCACACGCACTGACGAGGACGAGCTCGATGGGAGGTTGCTCGGTGGTAGTGTGTGAGGGGCATGAAAATTGTAAACCCTCGAAATCATctcaatcctccagagttgccgaCTGCAGCTTTAACTATCAATCTCTTAAACGAGTTCTATAATGAAAACTCTACACTGTTACCTTTAGGTTGATCTGTACTAATCCTCATGTACACTCCCTGTTGAATCTGTGGTAGCCTACTGACGCTTTCACGTCATGCACTTTGCAGACGAGGAATGATATTTCATTGTTTTGCTCAATCTttgccttaaaaaaataatgcagcaGAAAAATGAATGTACCCAAATAAAGTGGCTGGTGAATGTATACATAACACTGTATTTAGACTGTACCTATGACGTTAAAATTTAGTTTGAGTGTTTGCATTCCCACATAAATACAAAGTTACACAAGCTTTAATAATAGCAGTGGCATTCATAACAATCAAATAAACTAAGTACAATGTAGCGTGGGATTTTCCTTACCTCAGTTGTGAGATGTATGGCAGACACTGAATGAATCCTCTCACTTCACTCTCATCATCTGTCCAGTCTATCAGCTCTACTGGTTTCTTCTCTGTTTGGAGTTTCAGCACTTCTAGGAGGATGGAGGTCTTTCTCTCTGAGAGGTTTATGGTCCAGACTGCAGGTGACTGATAAATTGACTGTAATGCTGGTAGGACACTCCTGCCTGTTTGGCTCTCATAGTCCTTCACATGTGAACACAGATCCAGCAGAAAAACAGATTGAAGTGAATGAAACCGATAACCATGAAGGTATCGCTCATTAGAGGGAAAAGTTGTGTAGCTGCACACAGATATTAATAGTTCGGTGTAATTTATTTCTGTATCTGTTTCACAATCTGATGCTGCTGTGAACAGATTCACAAGGAACTGGAAATACTTTTCAGGCTCACGCTGACAGGAAAATGGATCAAATCTGTAAAGACACAAATGTATATAAGACTTTATTGTTTAGTGCTGGATAACGTGAAAAACTTTGGAAACATGACTTCTGCCTAATATGAAGTGATGAAGTTCAGACCGCAGAATGTCTCTTAAGAGTGCAATTGTTACAATGGTTTTAAGAGCATCATATACACTCACCAACCATtttattaggtacacctgtAAACACTGTAAGGGGAGCAAATATGGccccatccatccgtttggcccaacAACGGAATCCAAACGGCATGGCCGATGATTATAACGCGTTCTGTCTTTTCCGGCGCTTACCAATGACGTTTAATGTTACGCAACTTTACATCTGACTCCAAAGATATAAAACGTATTGTAATATGAATCAAATTGATTGTGGAATTTGGATAAATGTTTGATCATTCTATTCACTCATGTTTACATTGAACTCATTCATTCGATTACCAATGTCATATCAGTCCACACCGGCCGTTGTGTGGGTACTGAACAAAAACTCGACCGTACTAGAGGTTGTAGCTAAAGCAATTTAACAAAGTCAATCTCTTGTTAAAAGATATAGCATCATgggggtgcatttctagatattGAAAGTCCCCCCTGAGTCTTccacacatctccttaaataaccagagaacaaagcatataggagtttggtactgattggttgttgtaaaaCTCAGGGGTGTTGcctaatatacatacagtaGGTGATTGGTCAACATGTCTAAGGTAGGAGTTGTCTCCCAACATTAGGCtaagtttacttatttattgtcacagattaacattgaatcctgttttcatattaataaacccaaatgtaccacttgcattaaaacacttcataTGACACcaaacaagaccagtctcagaTTCTTTGTGCGTGTAGAATGTAgcatttcatatacagtttgcttTTAGAACATGAGGAGAGACGGCGACGAGAAAGTGTGGTAGGATGTGACACTTCTGTCTCACCCCATGGGGTAACTGTCTTGGGGGGTAGATGTGAATTCATTGAGGAAGGTTTCAGATGATAATTCAGCAGGAATTAGGAAGCGGTTTCCTTCAGATTCAGCCATTTGCTGCTGCCTTTAGAAATACCTTTTGTCAGGGTTTGGCAACACCCTACAAAACAAATAGctaatcagccaatcacagggcaggaactcaatgcatttaggcatCTAGACATGAGCTGCATCTAAGTCAGCTCTCTTGTTCAGTAGTCTGGGCACTGATCTGGGagttggccattttaagggctctCTCAATTTTTCCCagaaattcccacaatgcaatgcaataacCAGTGAGCATTGATGTCCCTATATGTATTCAAGTTCATGCGGCGCTGGGCAGACCAATCGGCGAGGTTcgccgcttgcagtcgagggaggaaaGGTCCGAGAAGACAGACCCTTCAAgtcggacacctgc
This sequence is a window from Misgurnus anguillicaudatus chromosome 24, ASM2758022v2, whole genome shotgun sequence. Protein-coding genes within it:
- the LOC141361516 gene encoding uncharacterized protein, whose protein sequence is MNLFTAASEFDTNTEEKYTELLTSVCSYTTFPYDVEYYDYLEDRIERYDILLDLCSHFKDYESQTGSSVLPALQSMYQSPAVWTINLSERKTSILLEVLKLQTEKKPVKLVDWTDDESEVRGFIQCLPYISKLRFDPFSCQREPEKYFQFLVNLFTAASDCETDTEINYTELLISVCSYTTFPSNERYLHGYRFHSLQSVFLLDLCSHVKDYESQTGRSVLPALQSIYQSPAVWTINLSERKTSILLEVLKLQTEKKPVELIDWTDDESEVRGFIQCLPYISQLR